In Anthocerotibacter panamensis C109, the sequence TTTGTATGGGTGAACCGTTAGGGGTAGTTGGCCTTGTTCGCTAGAATCCTTTCCCAGTCTGCACAAATCGGCCCCATGGACACCTATGTGGCGGAGCTTCAGTTACACATGGCACTCCAAGCCCGTAATCTGGTTTCAGGTCTGACTTCAGAATCCTTGACCCAAAATCCCTGCTCCCGGTTGCTCCATGAAGCCCAGGTAGCCCAGGAAATTGCTTTTTCTCGCCTTAGTTGAGCTTCGGTTTCACACGAGCGCCTGGGTTGCGCTTACAGGTCCAGGTGTTGTCGCTGGGGCAAAAAATTCTTCGATACAGCGGGTGAAAACTTCCACCCCCAGACCCAACGCCCGCTCGTCAAAATCGAAGCAAGGGTGGTGATGGGGTTTGTCCAGCCCCAGATCCCGATTGGCGGAACCCAAGAAGAAGTAACAGCCTGGGACCTCTTGCAGGAAAAAGGCCATGTCCTCGCCGCCCAGGGTTTGCTCAGGGACGACCGCTTCGATCCGGTCTAGGACCTTGCGGGCAACAGACTGGACGAGGCTGGTGATTTCGGGGTGATTGATGACAGCGGGGTAGTGGCGGGTGTACTCCAGGTGATAGCTGGCTCCCATAGCCTGACAGACTCCAGCAATGACCTGCTCAAGCCGTTGGGGCAAGCGTTGGGCCAACTCGGGCGCGAAGCAGCGCACGGTCCCCTCTAGGGTTGCGCTTGGAGCAATAACATTAAATACGCTCCCGGCATGGAATTTACCCACAGTCACCACCGCTGCCTGGAGCGGGTCCACATTGCGGCTGACAATCGTCTGGAGTGCGACCACGACCTGAGCTGCGACCACGACGGCATCAATGGTCTGCTGAGGCATCGCCCCGTGCCCGCCCTGGCCGGTAATTAGGACTTTGAAGTAGTCTGTGTTAGCCATCAAGGGTCCAGGGACTACGCCCACCGTACCCAGCGGTAGGTTGTTCCATAGATGCAGACCCAGGATCGCCTGGGGCTGAGGGTCCTGGAGTGCCCCGCTCTCAATCATAGGTTTGGCTCCGCCTGGGCCTTCTTCTGCGGGTTGGAAGAGCAATTTCACGGTTCCGGGGAGCGTCGGTTGGCTTGCCAGATACTTGGCTAAACCCAATAAAATCGCTGTATGACCATCGTGACCACAAGCGTGCATCACCCCATCGTGTACAGAACGGTAGGAGACTGGGTTGTACTCCTGCATCGGCAGAGCATCCATGTCTGCACGTAACGCGATCACTTTTTGGGAAGAAGTACCCGGTAGCACCGCCACAATACCTGTTTGGGCTACGCCTTCTTGGACCTGCCAGCCCCATTGTTTGAGACGGTCTGCGGCAAAAGCACTGGTCAGATGCTCTCTAAAGCCCAACTCAGGATACTGATGGATCTGTCGGCGCCACAAGGATAACAGCGGCATCATCGCGACAATGGCCGGACGCACGTTCACAGGGGTGGTTCCATATCGTCCCCTACAGGATGCCACAGGGTACGCGGATGTGCCAAAGCGGTCTTCAGGGCGCGGCGAATTGGGCTTATAGCCCGTGCTATAATTGCCCAATTGTTAACAGACATAGCTATGCGTTGGCATCTCTTGGTACTTGGTATACTCCTGGCCCTAGGGCTACCGGCGGGTGCCCAGACCCAGTCGGTACCAGCAACTCCGGTCGAGCCGGTTGCACCGCCAACCGCTACGCCCACTCCGCCGACTCCACCGACTGACAGTGCGCCTGCCCCAGACCAGCAACCCCCGGCTGCGCCTGAAGTTAAGGTGTTGGTCGCCGAAGTGCAGGTGGTTCAAAATAAAGATGCTCCGCTGAACAACGACCTAGAAAATCAGGTCTATAAAGTCATCAAGACCCGTCCCGGTCAGACCACCACGCGTACGCAGCTCCAGGAAGATATCAACGCAGTCTTTGCCACCGGCTATTTTTCGGACGTAAAGGCGACTCCCGAAGACACCCCGCTTGGAGTCCGGGTGACTTTTGATGTCGCCCCCAACCCCACGCTCAACAAAGTCGCTGCCGTAGGAAACCTCAAAATCCTGACCCCGGCGGACTTGGACAAGATCTTCGCCCCGCAAAAGGGCAAGACGCTCAACTACGGCGAACTCCAGAAGGGCGTCAAAGAAGTTGAAGAATTCTATGCCAGCCAGGGCTATGTTCTGGCTAAAGTCACTGATGTCCAATCCAGTCCCACAGGGGATGTCAACTTGACGATCACCGAAGGGGAGATCGCCGACATCCAGGTCAAGGGCAATGACCGCACCCGTGCCTATATTGTGACCAGAGAATTATCAGTCCAACCTGGGAACATCTTCAACCGTGACCGCATTCAGGCTGACCTACAAAGAGTCTTTGCCCTCAATCTCTTTAAGGACGTGAGCCTAGAACTCAATCCCGCCGAAGACGACAAAAAAGTCATCGTTGCACTCAAAGTTGAAGAAAAAAATACTGGCTCTCTAGGAGCTGGTGGCGGGGCTAGTTCGGCTACGGGGATCTTTGGAACGCTTTCCTATCAGGAACAAAACCTTGGTGGCAATAACCAAAAGCTTGGCTTTGACCTCCAGGCAGGGACACGCCAGTTCCAATACAACGTCAACTTCACCGACCCCTGGCTCAACTCCAATCCCGATCACACCGCCCTCAACGTCAACCTCTTCTCCCGCGATACATTCAGCTACATCTTTGATCAATCCGTCGGTCTGCCGAACGACCAAGGGTTGCCCAGGGAGAACCGCCTGGGAGTGGGGGTGACCTTCTTACGCCCGTTGGAAAATGGTTGGCGGGGCTCCTTGGGGGGACGCGTCGAACGGGTCCAACTGCGCGACTTCCTCGGGAACGCCTTTACTACAGACGCCCTGGGTAACCCCCTTACCGCCAGTGGCACCGACACCGACAATCTCTATACCTTGGAGGCCAGCGTCTTCCGCGACGACCGCGACAATACGCTGACGCCGACTCGGGGTACCTTCCTTAGGATCGGTGGGGAGCAAAACCTGGGTATCCTCGGAGCCTCGCCCTTCTATACGCGCATAGGGGCAGAATACAGTCAGTTTAATGCCGCCCCAGGGCTGTTGCCGCTGGGGGATGGTCAACAAATCCTGGCGTTCAATGCCCGCGTTGGGACGCTCCTGGGATTATTTCCCCCCTATGAAGCCTGGACCCTGGGGGGAGCCAACTCTGTGCGGGGCTACTTTGAGGGTGACCTGGGAACAGCCCGTAGCTTCCTCATCACCACCGCAGAGCTTCGCTCCCCCATTGTGGACCCCGTCTCTGGGGTACTGTTTGTGGACTATGGGACAGACCTGGCTACCGCCGCGTCGGTCTTGGGTGCGCCTGGTCTTGTGCGCAACAAACCCGGTAGTGGTCTGGGCTACGGTTTTGGCCTGCGCCTCCAATCGCCCCTGGGTCCGCTACGGATCGATTTTGGCTTTACCACGTCCAACTCGAGCCAGATCCACTTTGGGATAGGTGAGAAGTTTTAAATGCAGCACACCCTGGCTGAATCCTTCACCGTCGCGGGTCGGACGCTCCATGGAGGCGAATGGTGCCAGCTTACGGTCAAGCCCGCTCCTCCAAATCAGGGTCGTGTCTTTACCCGGTTAGACTTGGCTGGAAAACCTATGCTCTCAGCGGTAACCGATTGGGTGAGCCCTACGGCCCTCTCGACACGCCTAGAGCAGGGAACCATGAGCGTGCGTACCCCAGAGCACCTACTGGCAGCCCTAGCGGGTCTTGGGATCGACAACTGCACCATTGAGCTGGACCGTGCGGAGCTGCCGATCCTAGATGGTTCAGCGGCCCCTTATGTCCGGGCAATCCAACAGACCGGCATAGTGGCCCAGCCTGAACCGCTGTCCCAGGTTGTGGTCACTGAACCGCTGACAGTTTGGGATGCAGACCGCTTTGTAGCAGCTTTCCCGGACACGCTGTTTCGGGTGAGTTACGGTATCGATTTCCCAGGGACAGCCATTGGTCAACAGTGGACCTCCTGGGTAGTTACCCCGGAGTTGATAGCCCGAGAGCTGGCCCCGGCTAGGACGTTTACCACCCGTGCTCAAGTGGATGGCCTCAAGGCCAGAGGATTGATCCAGGGGGGCTCTCTCGACTGTGCCCTGGTCGCTGATACGACGGGGTGGGTGGGTCAACTCCCCTACTGGCCCGATGAACCGTCTCGCCATAAAGTCTTGGATCTCGTGGGGGATTTGGCCTTGGTTGGAGCGCCCATAATCGCCCACATTGTCGCCTATAAAGCGGGCCACGACCTGCATGTCCGCCTCGCTCACCTCCTTCGTCAACGTCTCCAGTCACAGCCATGAACATCAGCCCTATCACTCTGACCTCTGAGCCTAAGGTCATCTTCGACACTGAAGCCATCAAGAAAATCCTCCCCCACCGTTATCCCTTCCTCTTTCTGGACGGGATCCTTGAGTATGTGCCTTATCAGTACGCTATCGGGATCAAGAACGTCTCAGTCAACGAGTACTTTTTCGTCGGTCATTTTCCCGACAAGCCCCTCTTCCCGGCAGTTCTACTTCTGGAGGCTGTCGGACAAGTCGGGGTATTCCTGGTGCTCAAGTCGTTTGAGGACAAACGGCTGGCCGTATTTACAGGCTCCGATAAGACTAAGTTTCGCAAACCCATCATCCCCGGCGATCAGATTGTCATGCGTGCCGAGTTACTTGATTTGCGGGGCAACCGGTTTGGTAAAGTAGCGGGTAGGGCCGAAGTAAACGGCGAGCTCGTCGGAGAAGCGATATTGAACTTTGCCCTGGTCGAGCCCTCGAGCCTGTAATGACGTACCCTACTTTGCTACCCATGATTCATCCAAGTGCTTCGGTCCACCCCAAAGCCCAACTCCACCCCACAGTCCGGGTCGGACCTTACAGTGTGGTCGGCGAACATGTAACCATCGGTCCCGACACAGAAGTGATGGCCCATGTTGTCATTGATGGTTGGACCGATATCGGGGCCAACAATGCCATCTTTCCAGGGGCCGTGATTGGTCAGGAACCCCAAGATTTAAAATATCAGGGCGCACCTTCGCGGGTGGTCATCGGCAACAACAACCGCATCCGCGAGTGCGTCACGGTCAACCGGGCCACCCACGAGGGGGAGATTACCTCTATCGGGGATGACAACTTGATCATGGCCTATGTCCATGTGGCCCACAACTGTCAAATCGGCGATCAGGTGGTCATTGCCAACTCCGTAGCCCTCGCGGGACACGTCCACATCGAGTCCCGCGCGGTCCTCGGTGGAGTTTTAGGTGTTCACCAGTTTGTCCACATCGGCAAGCTTTCGATGGTCGGGGGGATGTCCCGAGTCGAGCGGGATGTCCCCCCCTTCACGATGGTAGAGGGCAACCCTGTCCGGGTCCGGGGGCTCAATCTGGTGGGCTTGGACCGAGCAGGCATCTCTTCAGAACAGGACAGTGAAACCTATGCCCTACTGCGTAAAGCTTTTCGGCTCCTTTACCGCTCCGGGCTCACCTTCAATGATGCCCTCGATCAGCTCACCCAACTCCCATCCAATGATGCGGTAGACCACCTGCTTATCTTCCTCAAAGCTTCCCTGACGGGTCGTCGTCGGGGGCCGATTCCAGGAGCAAAAAGAGGCGCTCCGTAGCCACGATTGAGTGCGTCTAACCGTTTTTGGTCCGTCCCGATAGGAGCATCCGGCTCCATACGTCGAGATTGAAGGTTTCGGGATGTTGGGGGCTACTGTTGACTTCAGCCAAAGGAAGTCTGATGGTGAAGGTCGCCCCCTGTCCCTGTCCGGCGCTAGCGGCCTCGACGCTGCCGCCATGGGTCTCCACAAGGTGGCGGACTACAGCGAGCCCTAGGCCCAACCCTCCATAGGCGCGGGTACTTGTGCTGTCAGCCTGCCGGAAACGGTCAAAGACATGGGGTAGGAATTCCTGTGGAATTCCCTGACCGGTGTCCTGCACGCTAATCTCCACCTGCCCCTGACAGCGTTCTAGGCGCACCCTCACCTGTCCGCCCTGAGGGGTGAACTTGATGGCATTGGACAACAGATTCCACACCACCTGTTGTAG encodes:
- a CDS encoding M20 metallopeptidase family protein — translated: MMPLLSLWRRQIHQYPELGFREHLTSAFAADRLKQWGWQVQEGVAQTGIVAVLPGTSSQKVIALRADMDALPMQEYNPVSYRSVHDGVMHACGHDGHTAILLGLAKYLASQPTLPGTVKLLFQPAEEGPGGAKPMIESGALQDPQPQAILGLHLWNNLPLGTVGVVPGPLMANTDYFKVLITGQGGHGAMPQQTIDAVVVAAQVVVALQTIVSRNVDPLQAAVVTVGKFHAGSVFNVIAPSATLEGTVRCFAPELAQRLPQRLEQVIAGVCQAMGASYHLEYTRHYPAVINHPEITSLVQSVARKVLDRIEAVVPEQTLGGEDMAFFLQEVPGCYFFLGSANRDLGLDKPHHHPCFDFDERALGLGVEVFTRCIEEFFAPATTPGPVSATQALV
- a CDS encoding BamA/TamA family outer membrane protein → MRWHLLVLGILLALGLPAGAQTQSVPATPVEPVAPPTATPTPPTPPTDSAPAPDQQPPAAPEVKVLVAEVQVVQNKDAPLNNDLENQVYKVIKTRPGQTTTRTQLQEDINAVFATGYFSDVKATPEDTPLGVRVTFDVAPNPTLNKVAAVGNLKILTPADLDKIFAPQKGKTLNYGELQKGVKEVEEFYASQGYVLAKVTDVQSSPTGDVNLTITEGEIADIQVKGNDRTRAYIVTRELSVQPGNIFNRDRIQADLQRVFALNLFKDVSLELNPAEDDKKVIVALKVEEKNTGSLGAGGGASSATGIFGTLSYQEQNLGGNNQKLGFDLQAGTRQFQYNVNFTDPWLNSNPDHTALNVNLFSRDTFSYIFDQSVGLPNDQGLPRENRLGVGVTFLRPLENGWRGSLGGRVERVQLRDFLGNAFTTDALGNPLTASGTDTDNLYTLEASVFRDDRDNTLTPTRGTFLRIGGEQNLGILGASPFYTRIGAEYSQFNAAPGLLPLGDGQQILAFNARVGTLLGLFPPYEAWTLGGANSVRGYFEGDLGTARSFLITTAELRSPIVDPVSGVLFVDYGTDLATAASVLGAPGLVRNKPGSGLGYGFGLRLQSPLGPLRIDFGFTTSNSSQIHFGIGEKF
- the lpxC gene encoding UDP-3-O-acyl-N-acetylglucosamine deacetylase — protein: MQHTLAESFTVAGRTLHGGEWCQLTVKPAPPNQGRVFTRLDLAGKPMLSAVTDWVSPTALSTRLEQGTMSVRTPEHLLAALAGLGIDNCTIELDRAELPILDGSAAPYVRAIQQTGIVAQPEPLSQVVVTEPLTVWDADRFVAAFPDTLFRVSYGIDFPGTAIGQQWTSWVVTPELIARELAPARTFTTRAQVDGLKARGLIQGGSLDCALVADTTGWVGQLPYWPDEPSRHKVLDLVGDLALVGAPIIAHIVAYKAGHDLHVRLAHLLRQRLQSQP
- the fabZ gene encoding 3-hydroxyacyl-ACP dehydratase FabZ; translated protein: MNISPITLTSEPKVIFDTEAIKKILPHRYPFLFLDGILEYVPYQYAIGIKNVSVNEYFFVGHFPDKPLFPAVLLLEAVGQVGVFLVLKSFEDKRLAVFTGSDKTKFRKPIIPGDQIVMRAELLDLRGNRFGKVAGRAEVNGELVGEAILNFALVEPSSL
- the lpxA gene encoding acyl-ACP--UDP-N-acetylglucosamine O-acyltransferase yields the protein MLPMIHPSASVHPKAQLHPTVRVGPYSVVGEHVTIGPDTEVMAHVVIDGWTDIGANNAIFPGAVIGQEPQDLKYQGAPSRVVIGNNNRIRECVTVNRATHEGEITSIGDDNLIMAYVHVAHNCQIGDQVVIANSVALAGHVHIESRAVLGGVLGVHQFVHIGKLSMVGGMSRVERDVPPFTMVEGNPVRVRGLNLVGLDRAGISSEQDSETYALLRKAFRLLYRSGLTFNDALDQLTQLPSNDAVDHLLIFLKASLTGRRRGPIPGAKRGAP